The nucleotide window TGCTCCTCCAGTGCCATCCACAACAACCTGTTCCAGGGAGCCGAGGACCCTGAGGCGCAGCCCCAGCTCCTGGACCTGCGCATCCCCAACCAGCCGCAGGAGCCCACCTTGCCGTTCGAAGCCGTGCTCCAGAATCTGTTCCCTTCTCAGGGCGCGCTcggccccccaccctgccagccTCCTCCTGGATACGCCCCTATGCCTCCCCAGGCCTTCAACTCCCCGCTGTCCCCGCTGgtccctccagccaccctcttGGTGCCCTACCCAGTGATTGTCCCCTTGCCCGTGCCGGtacccatccccatccccatcccgGTGCCTCAGAGTCCCGAATCCAAGCTCAGTTCCGCTTGTCCCAAGCCACCGCCTTCCTTTGGCGTGCACCCCTTCAAAGGCGCCCAGCCCCctctggagaaggaggagcagaagccCTTTGATATCCTGCAGCCGAGCGAGTACTTCCAGCTCAGCCGCCGCACGGTCATCAAGATGGGGAGCGACAACGAGGCCCTGGACCTCTCCATGAAGTCGGTGCCCTGGCTTAAGGCCGGCGAAGTCAGTTCCCCCGTCTGCCAGGAAGATGCGGCCCTAGACCTGTCGCTGGCAGCCCACCGGAAAGCCGAGCCTCCCGCTGAGACACTGTATGACAGCAGCGGGTCCGTGGGCAGCCCGGGACACGCCGCGATGGAGAAACTTCCCGGTGGCGTGGAAGTGTCCTTTGCCCCTGCCACGGCCCCGGGGGCCTTGGCTCTGATGGATAGCCACGTGGGCGGCAGCCaccccacccagctgcccagccAGCCCAGCCAAGCCGGCAGCGAGGTCAAGGCTGAAAATCACATCGAGATGGTGAGCGAGTCCCAGGCGGCCAAGGTGATCGTCTCGGTGGAAGACGCGGTTCCTGCCATCTTCTGCGGCAAGATCAAAGGCCTCTCGGGCGTGTCTACCAAGAACTTCTCGTTCAAAAGAGAAGACTCGGTGCTTCAGGGCTATGACATCAACAGCCAAGGGGAAGAGCCCATGGGAAGCACTGAGCCCCTCCGGAAACCCGTCAAAAACCGGAGCATAAAGTTAAAGAAAGTGAACTCCCAGGAAATACACATGCTCCCCATCAAAAAACAACGGCTGGCCACCTTTTTTCCAAGAAAGTaaataatggctttttaaaatttttatgattataatatGGGGAAAGGTGCATTGGTTTTATAAAAAGGCctttaaaacaaattatctttGTTAATTATTTTGGGGAGTAGTTGGGAAGCGGGAAAGCAAATTGACTCTAGAGGCCCTGTAAGCTAgtatcgttttcttttttaatttttgacttttcacaaatgagtaaataagagCAACCTATTTTTCAAGCAGATTGCACATTTTTTGCAGCTTTAATGGAATATTGGGTGAATCAGAGGggtaaaaaaaagctattttcattGCCACAAAGTGCTTTGATGATGTAATCCCTGATAAAGGGTAGGATGACTATTtcacaataaatgtttgtttgcaCTAATTGGTTGCAGcattctatcattttttaaaattttgcattccTTAACTGGTGTGGTTTGGCTCATGAAGCACGTTGCTCATAAAGCACGACAAGTTCTCTGTGCTTTGAGACCTGAGCTCTTTGGGCATGTCGGGCAGAGAAGAATTATATTGGCGTGTGCCCCCATAAATAGGCACTATGTATGACCCAGAGCAAGTCACTTCCCCCTCAGAACCTTGGTTTCTTCGTTTGTAAAAATGTGGcacagagaaggggtggggaCGTGAGTTTCGAGCACCCCGGGTCCCTTCAAGTTCACGCGGGCTCTGGGTGTGGAGAATTCTGTGTCTGAGCCTTCTGTAGACTAAAACAGACAAATGTGTCTGAAAGGAAAAtttgcctgcttcctccctgctccctcccagaaTTTAGCTGGAAAGGACCTTCTTTTCAAAGGCAGTATGAGCATTGTTCTGAATGACGGAAAGTCTTGCAAGTCAAAGGTATTACTGAAGACCACTCAGAACGAGAGGTACGTCCTTTGCTGGTGGATCAGGAGATGGCCCAGAAATGTTCCtggcctggggcagagacacCCGGGAGTGGGGtcgggaagggaagagagagtcGCCCCTTGTTAGTGTAGCCCAGTGGTTTTCAACTGGGGGTGATGGTGCCTCCCCGAGGAACATCCGGCAATGCCCGGAGAcacttttggttgtcacagctggcGGGGGTGGGATGCTACCGGCATCTGGTGGGTAGAGACCTGGGATGTGGCTAAATACCCAACAGGCACGGGgaacaccccccgccccctcccctgacCACAGCAGGTGATCCGGCCCAAATGTCAGTGGTGACGAGGCCAGACACCCCGGTCTGAGCTATTTCTCGTTGCGCGGAAGCGAGGCACTGGAAGAAGGGACCAGCACGCTGCTCTTCTGTGACAGCACAGAACATCCCACTCAAATCAGGAACCATGAGTGTGCGCCGGAAATAGACCTGCTAGGTGCCACATCACACTTGGGTCTGAAGCCGTGCTGGCGAGAGACGGCTTATGGCGCGCCTGCTTTTAAACTTAGAGCTCTTTCTTGCACGTCTTTGCAATTAGCATGTATCCAGCTGTTACTGCGAACACGAACAGGAGGAAAAGCAGTTGCGAGACTGTTCTTTTATTACCAGGCTCGCCGTGGATAGGGTTACCGTTTCAGCGGGTCCTGGGCTCTACCCCCagaatggattttgtttttcctgctcttTTCCCGTGCTGTTAAACTTAACTTTTCCAAGCGCACCGTGGTGGTAAGGGGCAAATAGATGCTGCTCGCCGGGCTTGACTGGTCCTGTTCGTGGCCCTGGCTACACCCCGTCCCTTCGGCTTCCACACAGGGTGCTCCTTTTCCCCACTCGTACTGTCATGCTGGGTTTCTGGCCATGTTTCCTGAGCTTGTGTGTTCTGGTCTCGGAAACGACAATCCAAAGGTGCCCAGGGACTTGCCGATGTCTCTGCTCCCTGTGTTCGCGGTCGCTTGCACTGCCCGTCTTCCCGGCGTGCGGGCAGCAGCTGCTGCTTCCCTGGCTCTGAGAGAACAGAATTCTCAGTCTGGCCTATAGAAGGAGCAGGTGCTTGAAGCCGAGTGACATACAGGTGGAAAGGAAGGCATTTGCGGCCTGTAATTACATTATAAACCTCAAGCCACAAATTCCTCCTTGATGTGTCTGGAAATGCCCCCCTTTCTCTTGAGCTGTTGGCCCTGGTTGGGTGAAAATTTACCCAAATTACGTGTGTGGCTCCACAGCCCACTGGGGTGTGGAGTCAGCATGGGCTCCCCCCTCGCCCTGGGACAGATCCCTGGAATAGGCCTCCCACCCACCTTTGCCGCGCCCAACCCCAGGACCTGCTGTTCGGGCATGACTGGGGGGCCTTTGGGGAGAAGCGCCGTGGCATGGAGAGGCCTGCCTCCTGAGGACTGTGAGGCCTACACAGAGTGTTGTCTAGTGACCTGGCTCAGGGTAGTGCTAGGGGGGCAGTGacaccctctgcctgcccccattTCCAGCCTGTGATGGAAACTGGAATCCAGTTGGCTGCCCGCAGGCTGGGGGATGAGAACAAAGGCCttgttgctgtggccagtgtgtTCCTAGGGTTCCCTGGTGGTTCAGTTCCCTGCTGCCTTCCCACTCAGATGTTTACAGCCTTTCACACAACCTGATGTAAGAGTTATCAGCCTGGAACCACGGTTCCTAGCCTGAGGCATGTGACCCCCACCAGGGTCACGGAGGGGGCCACTGGCCAAGTCAGGTCCCTTCGTTTTTCTGCTTGATTCAGAGAGCTGCGGTCACTTACTCGCCCACCCCTCACAGCTGGATTTGTATCAGACTCTTTCTCGTGACttaatttcccatttcttctcaaagaaaaaaaaaaaagtttggccaACCAGCCGAAAGAATAGCTTTTCAGAGTCTTTTAGGAAATAAGTTTAGCCCCCAGGAATGTTGATATTTGCTCAGACTTGTCAAGATGGCTTCAGCTGGCTTCAGttcagaaatgataaaaaattggAACAAATCACAAAGATCCATATTTGGGGGTAGTTATCCTCCTGGCAAAATAAAAACTGGATGGAAAATGAGAGACTTAAAGACGATACAGTTACTATCCTAACCAAGGAGGTCCTTGACAGTGAGTAGAAAATTCTAAAGTGAGGTCAAAGATTTGTTTAGATTCAAATGCAAAAGTCTCATATTTTAAGCATGAAAACCGTTTGTCTGCGAGGGTGAAAACTCCAAACAAAAGGATGGAGGAGGGGGgatagatggaaggaaggagggagggagggaa belongs to Lutra lutra chromosome X, mLutLut1.2, whole genome shotgun sequence and includes:
- the RAI2 gene encoding retinoic acid-induced protein 2 isoform X1 codes for the protein MDDLRSQNLSVDMTESTPALASNRLENGMAQLITTEAWNINSTDLVKKALVTVPAPSILNPPAESQSGMALKVAATVLQPLCLGESPVVMPIHMQVEGSSAPELQPNGNAAYVMTTQGPVQLPVVLEQHVFQHLNSPLVLPQEAPCSSSAIHNNLFQGAEDPEAQPQLLDLRIPNQPQEPTLPFEAVLQNLFPSQGALGPPPCQPPPGYAPMPPQAFNSPLSPLVPPATLLVPYPVIVPLPVPVPIPIPIPVPQSPESKLSSACPKPPPSFGVHPFKGAQPPLEKEEQKPFDILQPSEYFQLSRRTVIKMGSDNEALDLSMKSVPWLKAGEVSSPVCQEDAALDLSLAAHRKAEPPAETLYDSSGSVGSPGHAAMEKLPGGVEVSFAPATAPGALALMDSHVGGSHPTQLPSQPSQAGSEVKAENHIEMVSESQAAKVIVSVEDAVPAIFCGKIKGLSGVSTKNFSFKREDSVLQGYDINSQGEEPMGSTEPLRKPVKNRSIKLKKVNSQEIHMLPIKKQRLATFFPRK
- the RAI2 gene encoding retinoic acid-induced protein 2 isoform X2: MDDLRSQNLSVDMTESTPALASNRLENGMAQLITTEAWNINSTDLEAPCSSSAIHNNLFQGAEDPEAQPQLLDLRIPNQPQEPTLPFEAVLQNLFPSQGALGPPPCQPPPGYAPMPPQAFNSPLSPLVPPATLLVPYPVIVPLPVPVPIPIPIPVPQSPESKLSSACPKPPPSFGVHPFKGAQPPLEKEEQKPFDILQPSEYFQLSRRTVIKMGSDNEALDLSMKSVPWLKAGEVSSPVCQEDAALDLSLAAHRKAEPPAETLYDSSGSVGSPGHAAMEKLPGGVEVSFAPATAPGALALMDSHVGGSHPTQLPSQPSQAGSEVKAENHIEMVSESQAAKVIVSVEDAVPAIFCGKIKGLSGVSTKNFSFKREDSVLQGYDINSQGEEPMGSTEPLRKPVKNRSIKLKKVNSQEIHMLPIKKQRLATFFPRK